The following proteins come from a genomic window of Pichia kudriavzevii chromosome 1, complete sequence:
- a CDS encoding uncharacterized protein (PKUD0A07970; similar to Saccharomyces cerevisiae YLL002W (RTT109); ancestral locus Anc_5.217): MMENSLLSRLAEYLRKDKKFQLFNTNTTKRCVPVIAKPRHSKPLISTKTVHFCILFDSLKTPLLAIEVFTYLSFYKTRVEKLVYVSKVDTTGLTISDINVAGFVTEYLKYIVGLSISTLLKDLKFTKNQTNVQNHAKSKEIFVSETHFRLSQLYEQARGNPAYLNKSKKSVDALEYILELGIDPRVLNEKKISTKIVLFTRSEKQYLFPGSVKNKGKHVLDGDSLLKWWLKNVDLIVNNWLPQNKFLNVLNLEDAEIRRFFPSPDWKVGTVYDENGSWPAIYNIPLLPDDPKGRFLEHLVVEGRAKQVSLQRYWQELAIRQEFRFGATVGLIGVSGIITTTGNLHSEIITSSSSNQFVELVTSKDYSDKSDWILLYDEIQSVVKLDGFPILGKCERRKRSKENIEPQAINTLFCVRKKKKKKT; the protein is encoded by the coding sequence ATGATGGAGAATAGCTTATTATCTAGATTGGCAGAGTATCTTAGGAAAGACAAgaaattccaattgttcaaCACTAATACTACCAAGAGATGTGTTCCAGTGATAGCCAAACCTAGGCATTCAAAACCCTTAATATCCACAAAGACAGTTCACTTTTGcattctttttgattcGCTTAAAACACCACTGTTGGCAATTGAAGTGTTCACTTATCTTTCCTTCTACAAAACCAGAGTTGAAAAGCTAGTTTATGTCAGTAAAGTTGACACCACGGGATTGACAATCTCTGACATCAATGTTGCTGGATTTGTAACTGAATACCTGAAATATATAGTTGGCCTATCAATTAGTACATTACTCAAAGACTTGAAATTCACtaaaaaccaaacaaatgTTCAGAATCATGCCAAATCGAAGGAGATCTTTGTCTCTGAGACACATTTCCGGTTGAGCCAACTGTATGAACAAGCGAGAGGAAATCCAGCTTATCTtaacaaatccaaaaagAGTGTGGATGCTCTGGAGTACATTCTAGAACTTGGAATTGACCCGAGGGTTTTAaatgagaagaaaataagtACCAAGATTGTACTATTTACACGATCAGAGAAACAGTATCTATTCCCGGGTTCGGTGAAGAATAAAGGCAAGCATGTATTGGACGGGGACTCACTGCTAAAATGGTGGCTTAAAAATGTCGATTTGATTGTTAACAATTGGCTGCCACAAAATAAGTTTCTGAACGTCCTCAACCTGGAAGATGCAGAAATTAGAAGATTCTTCCCGTCTCCAGATTGGAAAGTAGGTACGGTttatgatgaaaatggtaGTTGGCCCGCAATTTATAACATCCCGTTACTCCCTGATGATCCAAAGGGGAGGTTTTTAGAGCATTTGGTAGTAGAAGGTAGAGCAAAACAAGTATCGTTGCAGAGATACTGGCAAGAACTAGCCATAAGACAAGAGTTTAGATTTGGTGCTACGGTGGGTTTGATTGGTGTATCCGGTATAATAACCACTACAGGCAATTTACACTCTGAGATCATCACTAGCTCGTCCTCGAATCAGTTTGTTGAGCTAGTAACATCAAAAGATTACTCCGACAAAAGTGATTGGATTCTGCTCTATGACGAAATCCAGAGTGTGGTTAAGCTGGACGGTTTTCCTATATTGGGTAAATGTGAGAGACGTAAGAGGAGTAAGGAGAATATCGAGCCGCAAGCTATTAACACGTTGTTTTGTGTcagaaagaagaagaagaagaaaacttAA
- a CDS encoding uncharacterized protein (PKUD0A07960; similar to Saccharomyces cerevisiae YLL001W (DNM1); ancestral locus Anc_5.218) — translation MASLHELIPVVNKLQDIVTNTSLTDLDLPLLTVIGSQSAGKSSVLENIVGKDFLPRGTGIVTRRPLVLQLIHITGDDPLLSRTDYVSDETNDPNEMTLEQHLKNQTSSSSQLENTSTSAPIAEWGEFLHIPGKRFYNFDNIRKEIENETSRIAGKNKGVSRIPINLKIYSPNVLNLTLVDLPGLTKIPIADQPVDIERQIKNLLLEYISKPNSIILAVTPANQDLVNSEALKLARQVDPQGKRTIGILSKLDLMDHGTNALDILTGKVYPLKLGFIGVVNRSQQDIMTRKSLEESLAAEMEFFNSHPAYRSVASRCGTEYLAKTLNKTLMNHIRERLPDIKAKLNTLMGQTEQELASYGNLNVVSKENRGGLILQLMNKFANNFINSIEGNSSEISTKELCGGARIYYIYNEVLGNSMNSINPLHNLTVTDIRTAIRNSTGPRASLFVPELAFDLLVKPQIQLLEGPSHRCVELVYEELMKICHNCGNQELSRYPKLHAKLIEVVSELLRERLGPTTKYVESLIEINRAYINTNHPNFVGAAQAMAMVAEERQKQKEQEKHVKREESTRPAHHEDGSKIAKAAASAAVAHQPNGNVLLEKEPKEKHHHRSESTILSELKDTENATPAPTDSKPEKENFLNYFFGKKEEAPHKETSMTPFSYPTETESSELQFHVEPQVSLQTQIEQFHLNEEQLSEREQLECELIRRLIASYFSIVRETIRDQVPKAIMCLLVNFTKDTVQNQLVQKLYKESLFDDLLYEDETLIQEREKCEKLLESYKEAAKVISEVM, via the coding sequence ATGGCATCTCTACACGAACTAATACCAGTGGTGAATAAGCTCCAAGATATCGTCACCAATACCTCTTTGACTGATCTCGACTTGCCATTATTGACTGTGATTGGCTCCCAATCGGCAGGTAAGTCATCGGTCCTGGAGAACATCGTGGGCAAAGATTTCTTGCCAAGAGGCACGGGCATTGTCACAAGAAGACCCTTAGTCTTGCAACTTATTCACATCACGGGCGATGATCCACTTTTGTCTAGGACAGATTATGTTTCAGATGAAACGAATGATCCTAACGAGATGACGCTAGAACagcatttgaaaaatcagaCAAGCTCTTCATCGCAGTTGGAGAACACCTCCACCTCTGCACCGATTGCAGAGTGGGGGGAATTCTTGCATATTCCAGGTAAAAGATTCTATAATTTTGATAACattagaaaagaaattgagaatGAAACCTCTAGAATTGCTGGTAAGAATAAAGGTGTCAGTAGAATCCCaataaacttgaaaatctaCTCACCAAACGTGTTAAACCTTACCCTTGTGGATTTACCTGGTTTGACAAAAATTCCTATTGCGGACCAGCCAGTTGACATTGAAAGacaaatcaagaatttgcTATTAGAGTACATTTCGAAACCAAACTCGATTATTCTAGCCGTCACTCCTGCAAACCAGGATTTGGTTAACTCAGAAGCATTAAAGTTGGCAAGACAAGTTGATCCGCAGGGTAAGAGAACCATTGGAATCTTGTCCAAATTGGACTTGATGGATCACGGCACAAATGCCTTGGATATTTTAACTGGTAAAGTTTATCCGTTAAAATTGGGATTTATTGGTGTTGTGAACAGATCACAACAAGATATTATGACTAGAAAATCCTTGGAAGAGTCTTTGGCTGCAGAaatggaatttttcaatagtcATCCTGCTTATAGAAGTGTCGCTTCTAGATGTGGTACCGAATACTTGGCAAAGACGTTGAACAAAACATTAATGAATCACATTAGAGAAAGGCTACCGGATATTAAGGCAAAGTTGAACACTCTAATGGGACAAACAGAGCAAGAGCTAGCTTCTTATGGTAATCTAAATGTCGTTtctaaagaaaatagagGAGGCTTGATTTTGCAACTGATGAATAAGTTTGCAAATAATTTCATTAATTCTATTGAGGGTAATTCCAGTGAAATTTCAACCAAGGAGTTGTGTGGTGGTGCCAGAATCTACTATATTTACAATGAAGTTTTGGGAAACTCTATGAACTCTATCAATCCTCTACATAATTTAACTGTCACCGATATTAGAACTGCGATCAGAAATTCAACTGGTCCAAGAGCCTCCTTGTTTGTTCCTGAGTTAGCTTTTGACTTATTGGTGAAACCTCAGATCCAATTACTCGAAGGACCATCACATAGATGTGTTGAATTGGTTTACGaagaattgatgaagatctGTCATAACTGTGGTAACCAAGAACTATCCAGATACCCTAAGTTGCATGCCAAACTGATTGAGGTTGTTTCTGAACTATTGAGGGAGAGACTAGGCCCAACAACTAAATATGTTGAAAGTCtaattgaaatcaatcgTGCCTATATTAATACCAATCATCCAAACTTTGTTGGTGCTGCGCAGGCAATGGCCATGGTGGCGGAAGAAAGgcagaaacaaaaggaacaagaaaaacacgTTAAAAGGGAAGAATCCACACGTCCAGCTCATCACGAAGATGGGTCAAAGATAGCCAAAGCGGCCGCATCTGCCGCTGTTGCTCATCAACCAAATGGAAATGTTTTGCTTGAAAAAGAGCCAAAGGAAAAGCACCACCACAGGTCTGAATCGACAATACTGAGCGAACTGAAAGACACTGAAAATGCTACTCCAGCTCCTACTGATTCTAAACCagagaaggaaaatttcctcaattatttctttggcaagaaagaagaagcacCACATAAGGAGACAAGTATGACACCTTTTAGCTACCCAACTGAGACTGAAAGCAGTGAATTGCAGTTTCATGTGGAGCCGCAAGTTTCACTTCAAACACAAATAGAGCAATTCCATCTCAATGAAGAGCAACTGTCGGAAAGAGAGCAACTTGAGTGTGAATTGATCCGTAGATTAATTGCCtcttatttttcaattgttaGGGAAACTATCAGAGACCAAGTTCCGAAGGCAATTATGTGTTTACTTGTCAATTTCACTAAAGACACCgttcaaaatcaattggTCCAGAAGTTGTATAAAGAGTCCctatttgatgatttgttgtatgaagatgaaactCTAATtcaagaaagagaaaaatgtGAAAAGCTTCTAGAAAGTTACAAGGAAGCTGCTAAAGTCATCAGCGAAGTCATGTGA
- a CDS encoding uncharacterized protein (PKUD0A07990; Pfam Domains: eIF-3_zeta(7.2e-82)) has protein sequence MSLLNIDLSNLPSVEEPWGPSKTTPSSLRFNGVPYAPFIKSDKLGKIADWQVSKEEEQLKGNANQKKRDVYHAYGASAAKMFGAETEDKGFSLVENTTTSTTQKQAVLKGGRKQNTTGTKKKDAASVLKKTVAPSIKKSAPAASKPAKWGNGNNNKWGSNKWNAEETKQSDGSIAIGEKWVSVAEIEFNKLTKLNLDTPKPITLSTNGTMYQYQKKYETNTVAPLEPTIKVITHQTSSQDPNLKNFASEGAAKVFITDEIIAQLMCAPKSNASWDVIVTKKDGKIFFDKREDTFYVPIDENAPLADLKEFDVNHPANLKLEFEEITNSYVQGSLGTNSKKFEGKSPIASSAAISKAYKYVKYELPNGTSSDDDQGTIPIIVRTSFDAYNILASSTLSVRALLQYKSNDWRAKFHGSSQGNIFIDEVKKNNNMISQWTTQSALAGVNSLKIGFVTRENTKSFKSHIVAGTMTFGVDMLMQQLKVNLNNGWGILKSFIDIIEHEGGEGDYRLVIFKVPNSQKINIYKVPFESFDF, from the coding sequence ATGTCTTTACTCAATATAGatctttcaaatcttcCATCGGTTGAAGAGCCATGGGGACCATCTAAAACCACTCCTTCATCATTAAGATTTAATGGTGTTCCATACGCCCCATTCATTAAAAGTGATAAACTGGGAAAAATTGCTGATTGGCAAGTTTCcaaggaagaagaacaatTGAAGGGTAACGCTAAccagaagaagagagaCGTATACCATGCTTACGGTGCATCTGCAGCTAAAATGTTTGGTGCAGAGACTGAAGACAAaggtttttctttggttgaaaacactactacttctactactCAAAAGCAAGCTGTCCTAAAGGGTGGTAGAAAGCAAAATACTACTGGAACCAAGAAGAAGGATGCTGCATCTGTTTTAAAGAAGACAGTGGCTCCATCTATCAAGAAATCTGCACCAGCTGCTTCAAAACCAGCCAAATGGGGTAATGGtaacaataacaaatgGGGATCCAATAAGTGGAACGCTGAAGAAACCAAACAAAGTGACGGATCTATTGCTATTGGTGAGAAATGGGTATCTGTTGcagaaattgaatttaaTAAACTAACCAAATTAAACTTAGATACCCCAAAACCAATTACTTTATCTACCAATGGTACAATGTACCAATATCAAAAGAAGTACGAAACAAACACCGTGGCTCCATTAGAGCCAACTATTAAGGTCATTACACACCAAACTTCTTCTCAAGATCCaaacttgaagaacttTGCCTCCGAGGGTGCAGCTAAAGTTTTCATCACTGATGAAATTATTGCTCAACTAATGTGTGCACCAAAATCCAATGCCTCATGGGATGTAATTGTTACCAAAAAAGATGGTAAGATCTTCTTTGACAAGAGAGAAGATACTTTCTACGTTCCTATAGATGAAAATGCACCGCTTGCTGATCtcaaagaatttgatgTAAACCATCCTGCAAACTTGAAGTTGGAATTCGAAGAGATAACCAACTCTTACGTTCAAGGCTCACTTGGTACAAACTCTAAAAAGTTTGAAGGTAAATCTCCAATTGCATCATCTGCGGCAATCTCTAAAGCTTACAAGTATGTTAAGTATGAATTGCCTAACGGTACTTCATCTGATGATGACCAAGGCACCATTCCTATCATTGTACGTACGTCTTTTGATGCATATAACATTCTTGCATCATCCACATTGTCAGTCCGTGCCCTATTGCAATACAAATCGAATGACTGGAGAGCCAAATTTCATGGCTCGTCTCAGGGAAACATTTTTATTGACGAAGTCAAGAAGAATAATAACATGATTTCTCAATGGACTACTCAATCTGCTCTCGCTGGTGTCAATTCACTAAAAATTGGTTTCGTTACCAgagaaaacacaaaatcattcaaatcacACATTGTTGCTGGTACAATGACCTTTGGTGTCGATATGTTGATGCAGCAACTCAAAGTCAACCTAAACAACGGTTGGGGTATCTTAAAAtcttttattgatattattgaacATGAAGGTGGAGAAGGCGATTATAGATTGGTGATTTTCAAGGTCCCAAACTCTCAAAAGATCAACATTTACAAGGTTCCTTTTGAATCTTTCGATTTCTAA
- a CDS encoding uncharacterized protein (PKUD0A08000; similar to Saccharomyces cerevisiae YLL003W (SFI1); ancestral locus Anc_5.215): protein MSALDVLVDVIETIHQAERSLGPGEVPSSAVFKHVRTLWQLLLGIRESIFDSHNYELFELHFKDTEKIFTGFRYFGSDKDSVALNLHNGVGSTQESSKIVDLLEEASDEGSETSISFKLSILNKVRYILFCHAVRLKEILDETKLLRAIESYMRNDILNTSNQISVTLETNNPTFDSCYKLCLEESLLQPLEISIAELSQRTLETFKLSSDTAFFFDCDLLFRFHNEMVGLLKHVFREHDYINIEIDDYFRHNPILPILKPIYRKLEIRDIHEETQDRLSQSDAFKEEERAPLITDQILVQTLKDISSLSVDSSKLKVPLDVFSQIIRIYCNLITKDGIDSEDDTFVFALKKCIFQWTENLINDEEFIKQISELSLIPFAAQYKYGDDILPNLNMRMAVFLVGQNLRLRELYFSRWKNNTARNELFTEKLNQWKERMLGKVLERWKCKANTIINLAYIDTAELDVLRIRSAFIKLVEKYQLFQNNHQKAETVFIRKYFRTWKLKLRQCAREKQDADEFYRKNTLKLYMSLWVSAKANNFSKTTVEFQFFQKKIYFNFWCGLMGTQNKMYKTAERTYDATLLRYGFLRWKERSKKPLLKLNTLETLAKKYCLQKYFDKMKLVQKLAQLESQVVLYTEREITRRYFQRWHKFKLLTDSENMLYQLNRHNIMKAFFCQWSATHKMTDNARQFYRKNSMSSAFKIWKLELTKRRVECFHDATQLKKVLDVWKLKLQENKYNKRKSYVLMRGAFLKWFGKSSSIKERLEDCESAFQIIRLTTYFGFWQKQKKQNIKLNNIATSYNSERNERKDRFLKIWALEKMKLRLRNCRTRDKQLKHREGSFKKNILQFHFNRWKNKNLDYQYIGRRADELYYSTIISRYFEIWLHRSDQVLSLDDKLQETLENNKFQRMMEVFTKMRLRLMKSQSDEANAMRFKERWDRMRLKAHLDIWKLKKSKRTSPTPTARGRRVHSTNEKLQLDLIPELNPYYVSTAKGNGSPILKPPIPSRMESILTRRDSQYEISGSAFRMNQELQTPTNDSYKGSSLSFRTPGLRRNNSRILTSSKLSPSKNNVSTASTDRIRMKNAEERMNRYSLLRSPPRTIPLQRVDEQEHNTIDRDGDDGNIFKDEGVFDTTTETMIDGSTPISERALRTRT from the coding sequence ATGTCAGCACTTGATGTACTGGTAGATGTAATAGAAACGATTCATCAAGCTGAGAGATCACTGGGGCCGGGTGAAGTTCCAAGTAGTGCAGTTTTCAAACATGTACGAACATTATGGCAGCTACTACTAGGGATACGTGAATCGATTTTTGATTCCCACAATTACGAGTTATTTGAGCTACATTTTAAAGATACAGAAAAGATATTCACCGGGTTTAGATACTTTGGGTCAGACAAGGACTCTGTGGCCTTGAATTTGCACAATGGAGTAGGATCAACACAAGAATCTAGTAAAATTGTGGATCTCCTTGAAGAAGCAAGTGATGAAGGTAGCGAGACTTCAATTAGTTTCAAGTTGTCAATTCTGAATAAAGTACGGTACATTCTTTTCTGTCATGCCGTAAGATTAAAGGAGATACTTGATGAAACCAAGTTGCTCAGAGCTATCGAATCTTACATGAGAAATGATATTCTAAACACATCTAATCAAATTTCTGTGACGTTAGAAACTAATAACCCGACATTTGATTCGTGTTACAAATTATGTTTGGAGGAATCACTTCTTCAACCGTTAGAAATTTCTATTGCTGAGCTTTCACAGAGGACGCTAGAGACCTTTAAATTGTCATCGGATACcgcattttttttcgacTGTGATTTGCTATTTCGATTTCATAATGAAATGGTTGGCTTGTTGAAGCATGTTTTTAGGGAACATGATTACATAAACATAGAAATAGATGATTATTTCCGACATAACCCTATCTTACCGATTTTAAAGCCCATATACCGAAAGTTGGAAATCAGGGATATTCACGAGGAAACGCAAGATCGACTAAGTCAATCAGATGCGTTTAAAGAAGAGGAAAGGGCGCCGCTTATAACTGACCAAATACTAGTTCAGACATTAAAGGATATTTCCTCACTTAGTGTGGACAGTTCTAAACTGAAAGTTCCGTTGGATGTATTCTCTCAAATAATAAGAATTTATTGTAACCTTATTACAAAGGATGGAATAGATTCAGAAGATGatacttttgtttttgctttaAAGAAATGCATTTTTCAGTGGACAGAAAACCTTATAAATGATGAGGAATTTATCAAGCAAATATCCGAACTATCCCTAATACCCTTTGCTGCGCAATATAAGTATGGTGATGATATATTACCGAATCTTAATATGAGAATGGCTGTGTTTTTAGTGGGCCAGAATTTACGTTTAAGAGAATTGTACTTTTCCAGGTGGAAAAATAACACAGCAAGGAATGAGCTATTCACCGAAAAATTAAATCAGTGGAAAGAACGAATGTTAGGCAAGGTTTTAGAGCGCTGGAAGTGCAAGGCTAACACTATTATAAATTTGGCATATATTGATACCGCTGAATTAGATGTTTTGAGGATTAGATCTGCTTTCATAAAGTTGGtagaaaaatatcagcTATTCCAAAATAATCACCAAAAGGCCGAAACCGTCTTCATAAGGAAATACTTTAGAACTTGGAAGTTAAAGCTACGTCAATGTGCcagagaaaaacaagatGCAGATGAGttttacagaaaaaatacattgaAACTATATATGAGCCTATGGGTTTCTGCTAAAGCtaataatttttccaaaacaacCGTTGAGTTTCAGTTctttcagaaaaaaatatatttcaatttctgGTGTGGTCTTATGGGGACCCAGAATAAAATGTACAAAACAGCCGAGCGTACTTATGATGCAACATTGTTGAGATATGGATTTTTGAGATGGAAAGAACGTTCGAAGAAACCGCTGTTAAAGCTGAACACCCTAGAGACATTGGCTAAAAAATACTGTTTGCAAAAGTATTTTGACAAGATGAAACTAGTCCAAAAGTTGGCTCAATTAGAGTCGCAGGTTGTTCTATATACTGAAAGAGAAATAACTAgaagatattttcaaagatggCACAAGTTCAAGTTACTCACGGATTCCGAGAATATGCTATACCAACTGAATCGGCATAATATCATGAAAGCATTTTTTTGTCAATGGAGTGCAACACATAAAATGACAGATAACGCCCGTCAGTTCTATAGAAAAAATAGCATGTCCTCAGCTTTTAAAATATGGAAACTTGAACTTACAAAGAGAAGGGTGGAGTGTTTTCATGACGCCACgcaattgaagaaagtaCTTGATGTTTGGAAATTAAAGCTGCAAGAAAATAAATACAACAAACGGAAATCTTATGTTTTAATGCGTGGTGCATTCCTAAAATGGTTTGGAAAATCATCAAGTATCAAAGAGAGATTAGAAGATTGTGAATCTGCTTTTCAGATAATCCGTCTGACAACttattttggtttttggcagaaacagaaaaagcAGAACataaaattgaacaatATAGCAACCTCATACAATAGCGAAAGGAATGAGAGAAAAGACCGATTTCTGAAAATTTGGGCACTGGAGAAGATGAAGCTAAGATTGCGAAATTGCAGAACACGTGATAAGCAGCTTAAACATAGAGAAGGttctttcaaaaagaatattTTACAGTTTCATTTCAACAGgtggaaaaacaaaaatttggATTACCAGTACATCGGAAGAAGGGCAGATGAGTTATATTACAGCACCATTATCTCTcgatattttgaaatatgGCTACACAGATCAGACCAAGTTCTATCACTGGATGATAAGTTACAAGAAACCCTAGAGAATAATAAGTTTCAGAGAATGATGGAAGTTTTCACCAAGATGAGATTAAGACTTATGAAATCTCAATCAGATGAAGCTAATGCTATGAGGTTTAAGGAGCGTTGGGATAGGATGCGGCTAAAAGCACATTTAGACATTTGGAAACTAAAGAAGTCTAAGAGAACATCTCCTACACCAACTGCACGGGGTCGTCGTGTGCATTCAACCAATGAGAAGTTGCAGCTCGATTTAATCCCTGAGCTTAATCCCTACTATGTTTCTACGGCAAAAGGAAATGGCTCGCCAATACTGAAACCACCAATTCCTTCTCGAATGGAATCTATACTTACTAGGCGGGATTCGCAGTATGAGATAAGTGGTTCTGCTTTCAGAATGAACCAAGAGCTTCAAACACCAACTAATGATAGCTACAAAGGCTCGTCTTTGTCTTTCAGAACTCCCGGCCTGCGCCGAAATAATAGTCGGATACtaacatcttcaaagttaTCGCCAAGTAAAAACAATGTATCAACGGCATCAACTGATCGGATTCGGATGAAAAATGCCGAGGAAAGAATGAATAGATACAGTTTGTTGAGATCACCACCGAGAACGATACCATTGCAACGAGTTGATGAGCAAGAACACAACACTATAGATAGGGATGGTGACGACGGTAATATCTTTAAGGATGAAGGTGTTTTCGACacaacaacagaaacaatGATAGACGGTAGTACTCCTATAAGTGAAAGAGCACTACGAACCAGGACATAA
- a CDS encoding uncharacterized protein (PKUD0A07980; similar to Saccharomyces cerevisiae YJL001W (PRE3); ancestral locus Anc_5.216): MDSINVDVTHLKKGEVSMGTSIMAVTFQDGVILGADSRTTTGTYIANRVTDKLTQIQDKIWCCRSGSAADTQAVADIVKYHLDLYKSTNGRAPTTHLAASIFQEICYSNKDALSAGIICAGYDEKNGGEVYNIPIGGSLHKQDYILGGSGSIFIYGYCKKNYKKNMTKEETIKFIKNSLSQAIRWDGSSGGVIRMIILTKQGIERLIFYPEDYETDDLVQD; this comes from the coding sequence ATGGATTCCATTAATGTCGATGTCacacatttgaaaaagggCGAAGTTTCCATGGGAACGTCTATCATGGCCGTCACATTCCAGGACGGTGTTATCTTGGGTGCAGATTCCAGAACAACAACAGGTACTTATATTGCCAACAGAGTCACCGATAAACTCACTCAGATCCAAGATAAAATATGGTGTTGCCGGTCCGGATCAGCTGCAGACACACAGGCGGTTGCGGACATAGTGAAGTATCACCTTGATTTGTACAAATCCACGAATGGTAGAGCTCCAACTACGCATTTAGCTGCCTCCATTTTCCAGGAAATATGTTATTCCAACAAAGATGCATTGAGTGCAGGTATCATCTGTGCAGGATACGACGAGAAAAACGGTGGCGAAGTATATAATATCCCCATTGGTGGTTCTTTGCATAAACAGGACTATATTCTTGGTGGTTCTGGTTCGATTTTCATTTATGGTTATTGTAAgaagaattacaaaaagAACATGACCAAAGAAGAGactatcaaattcatcaaaaactCCCTCTCGCAAGCTATAAGATGGGACGGTTCTTCCGGTGGTGTCATCAGAATGATCATATTGACCAAGCAAGGAATTGAAAGACTCATATTTTATCCAGAAGATTACGAGACTGATGACCTTGTGCAGGACTGA